GGGAGGCAGCAGGCGTTGGTGGAGAGCCAGGTGGATGACCTTTTAGGCGCGATGGGTGCGCTTGGATGTAAGTTGGCCCGAATTTTTGCCTGGCAGAGCTAATTAACATGTAATCAGTGGATGATGCCGTTGCTGGTCCTTCTTCATCGGAGCAGTCCCCCATCCACTCGATCCAGGGTGATGAGCAAGCTGAAGATTCTGGAATTGGCAGCGATGATGAATCGGAAAGAACACATGTACGGGCAATGCTTTGAATTGTGGATTATGAGTGACGAAGAAACCATGGATTGGTTTATATGGGATGTGTGTCAATGAATTGTGCGATTGCCCCTGGGATGGCTTCGGACACCGTAAAGCTGAATGCCGCGGTGGGAGCCACTGAGCCAAGGTTCTTCACTTATTTGATCAGGAACTTTTGTACACTCCTTACTTTACGTTGTTCGCTATAGTTATTGATGATCTTCGTATCCTGCTTGTTCGGTTATTGACGCCTTTCGTTGAGAAGTGCTTGTTACTGCAAGCTGCTCGTGTTGCTAAATATGACCGAGCTGTGTTCAGAGAAGGGGTTTCCTAACAACTTTGAAATCTACCATTGCTTTTATACTTTGTATTTTTCGATCAGCTCGTGCCAATGGTGAATCGAGAGGCATTGACTGGTGGTTAAATGAGGACATACTGTTTGAATAACCAAGGCAACCGCATCATGGGAGATTTGAGGATTAGACGGATAGATTGACCTCCCATAACCCTCGGGTACCTTGTCAACAACAGAGTCATGAATAGATACGTCAGATAGCCATGTTAAAAGGGGTAAATGACAACTATCTGCTCCCCAAAGGAAATTGCTTGCATAAGCGAATCATGAGTTCGGTCCATCGCGGGATGACTGCGTCAGCGGTTGACTTCTTATCATTTTTTTAAGTTTCTTGGTCACTTGAAACTATTGAGACCGGCCAAGGGCGTTTCGGACCGAAAATTCCTGGAGATAACCTTGCGGCAAGATATGGGACCTGAGAGAAAGGTAAAGGGGCTGGCTCGAGGGGTTGATATGGCTGATTTAGATGACATGTACGATAACGCAACAGTAAGAAAGAGGCGACAGAAAAGTGACAACAGTATCAAATGACTGAAACCCCAATTCTAACGTGATGAGTTACTACAATCGTCGAGGCTCGAGGAATGACTTGGCGCATGGTGTTGACGGCATCTGGAAGACTTGCCAGGGGCTGAGACCCGCTATGCAATAATCCGAGCTTTCACCAACAATCAACACCCAGCCGTCGCATCGCATtaacatcaccatcaacgcCTTGCGCATCCCCACGAATACCCTCATAGCACATCCAATCTCGCAAAAATGGTACCACACTCCCTCTCTCCGCCCGCGTTTCAATCGCTAACCCCTGCCAGGCCGACAAGCTCCGCACCCAGCAAGAACTCGAGCGCCTCCAGGCAAAGTACATCGGCACCGGCCACCCGGACACGACGAGCTGGGAGTGGCGGACCAACATCCAGCGCGACACGTACTCTTCCATCGCCGGCCACCGACCGCTCCTCTCGTACATTGCGCTCGCCGAGAACGAACCCCTCGCCAAGGTCCGCGCCCAGATGATCCGAGTATGTCTCTTCCCTGCAAAGGTAATGACAGTGATGTTGACTTTTCTGTAGAAAATGGTGCAGCCTTGCggaccaccaccacagcGCGAAGATTAATACGTGTGCGATTTGGATATGCGAACAACCTCTGGGCGCGATCGCAGAGATTTCAGTTTTATTTGGGTTTCATAGAACGGCGTCAAGGAACGATACCCCCGCAAGAGGGAGGATAAATGGCATAAAAACGATTCTAGTTGCATTTATATACGCAGTCTCAACATGCTAGAGTCTGCTTCTTTCAACGCACATTTGGGTATCATATCGTCGACATCAGCTCCTCATTCCACCGTGGTGGTGTCTCCGTCTGGCTCGTCCTGCTCATCGCCGTCTACGCGCTGATGTTTGATGTTCAGACTCGAgcgcagcttcttctccatgtcCTCGCCCCAGCTCTCGCCGTAGACCTCTCGCACCATGCCCATGACTCCATCCAGACCAACCTCTTCTTTTGCGCGCGGGCCGACGTGCCATGTGATTGTGTGATCTCCGTCCTGGCCCGCGAGAGGTTTGTCGACCCTCTTGATCACGTATccctgcttctccatcttcttgagTATCAGTTCCGTCTTGTCCATAGAAACATTCTGGTCCGCGTTCAGCCGTGTGAGATAGCGTTGCAGCTTCTGCTCACTCAGTTCCCCGCCATTGAGCCAGATGGTTGAGATAACAAGCGTATAAAAGGCTGAGTATGTGGCTTCGTCGTCTGCGCTTGGGGTTTTGGACGGTTGGAGGATCGCCGCGGTTCGGTAGGCTTCTGGTAATGTCGATGTGAGGATGAAGGCATTCGAGTTTGCCTTGGGCTGCGACTGGCTCTTCATTGCTGCAAGCTGTCAGAGACACTCTTGATGTTCCAAAGTTGGCCTTACCTTGGCGCTTCTCGTGGAGAGtcatcttctccctcacGGGCAGCTCTCGTAGCTCCATGCCCCAGACCTCTCGTAGTTGCTTTTGCGCCAAGTCGAAGACGCGCTTGAAGGAGCGCCCTTGGTTACCGAGAACTGAACATACATAAGCAACGCTATAGAAGTCAATTTCGTGTGTCATTACCTCGCTCCTTAATACCATCTCTTCGGATGGTTGTTCTGGAATATTCACACGAAATCGCATATCGAACCaacttcttggccatctgCTCGTCCGCGCTCCGGCCAGGGTGTTGGTTCATTTCTTCGTCGTCACGCTCCTCGTCGTCTAGGTCGTCTTCGTTTTCTTGGTCGTCCAAAGAGTTGCGCCGGcgttgacgaggacgaaCATCCTCTTCAGATCCATCGTCCTCAAGCTGTAGAGTGTTAGCCTGGTCCTTTGGTGAATCACAGCAACTCACGGCACGAGCACGGCGATTTCTTTGAGGGGGCATGGCTTGTCTAATACAGCTATTTCAATATTAAAACAACAGTAGAATTACAAACACGCCCAAGAATTGGTATAGTAACGATGAGAGTAGAGACAAAGACAGTTGGAGGGGCAGGTACGCGACGACGCGTTGGAGCCAATTAACtttatcttatcttatctcttatcGGTCATCAGCAAAATTTCCTATAACCATTATTCTCTTAGAAGCTCCCACTTGCCTTGTCGCATTTTCGCCCACTTCACGGGACTCTGTCCTCAATTGCTTTAATTCCCATGATATCGAGGGCGGCGCGTGTGCCGCGCATCTGCCTGGCATGTCGGTTCGGTCTAACTCAGCGCAGTGCCGTACTGGGCTTTCGCGCAGCTCCAATTACACAAAGTCTCGGTCAACGACGACGGTATACTTCGGAGATCGGGAAGACGGGCGATGGCAAGATTGAAAGCTTTATTACAGGCGCGAATATCTCAACCGAGTCGAAATCAAAGAAAGAGGAGTCTCCGGAACAAACAGAGACTGTAACTAAGCCAGACGATACTACGACCGATATAAAAAGCTCTTCCGAAGCCGAGACGACTTCCGAAACCGCCCCAAAGCCTCAAGACGATCAAGATGTGAAGCCAACCTCGGATACCCAGTCTAGGCCTCCTTCGGCCGAATCTCTCTCGGAGAGACCAATCGATCCAGTGCAAGAAACCCGAGATGAGACGACGACCGAAGCCTCTGCTCCCGCCTCTGCAGAATTGCCCCTCGACTCGTCCGAAAAGAACTCGGATTCTTCAGCCGAACATCCTGCGGAGAGTTCTGAAGATAGCATGTTTGAATTGCCTGTCATCCCCGAGCTAGAACCTACCGTCTTGCAGACAAAGCGGTTCCGTCACGACCTCGTACACGACGAGTCTTTGGGAGTGTCAGCGCTTGGTGTCCCTGCCGACGCCATCATTATCAACAACCCGAACCAGATACGCCGCTCCAAGAAGGCCCCCACCGTGGTTCAATCTCAGCCCGTTCAGCCACCTTCTGAATTGGATTGGAATCGCCTCACTCCttcagaggaagagggtgaaTTAAGCGTCGAAGATATATACCGCAACATTGACGAGCTTCGCCCAGACACTCGCTTCCTCCGAGACTCggagattgagaagctgACGGAGGTTCTCCGGAACGGGTTTACGACGGACCAGCTCAAAGAGTATAGCCGTCTCCGTAAAGCTGAAGTTGTGCCGGAGGATGTCATCAACTATTCCTGGGTTGTGAAGCATTATCCCTGGGTGCCCCGAACAAAGATCGAGGTCCGAGGAGGTCAGGACAAGCTCGCATGCGTTCAAAAGGTCATTTACGAGACCTGGAAGATCCAGAGTCAAAAGTACATGGATGATCTTGGAAACGTCATGGTCCAGATGCAACCTGATTCCTTTGTGTTTCTCACTTGTAGGTTTTTCTTACTGAGGGTCTGCTGGGATGCACTCGATGCTAACCGGATATCTCAGTTGAATCAGAACGTATGGTGCGGGAGTTGAGGGAGGACTTCCtcgttggcgaggaggaaacGATAACTCTTAACCGCAAGCACCATCGCCTCCACATTGTCGCCAGGAAGGCCACCGCCTACGGTATTCTCGCACACCTAGACCAGATTCTACAGAAACGGGTGGTCCGAGACATCCCTATCCGGGAACACGTAGCACTCATCCCCTCCTCGACGGAGCTCGAGGTCCTTTCTCAACTCACCAAAACGACTCTCAAGATCGTCGGGAAAAAGGTACGACCATCTATCTGCTCTCTCATCACGTAGTGCATTAACCTAATGGGCTCTCAGGAACTAAGGGTCTCCTGGCTCCCAGGCCCCCAGGAGAACGCCGCCGAGTCAAAGACGGAGGACGTGGGAGACGTTGTCCTTCGCCTGCTGCTCGGCCATCCCAGCCCTGGCCGGGAGGTGGATATGGAGTGCCTCCCTCGGCCACAAACCAAGGGTATCCCAAAGGACCACTTTATCGACTTTCGGCGACAGCTGAAGTCTCTATCGTGGAGAGACAAGCTCCAGACGTGGCAGCGAGTTGTGACCCCCATCAGCAATAAGCCAGACGAGGTATCTCCTGTGCCCCTGGACCTAGTCGGCTCAGCTTCCCTCCCCGAGTACCAACCAGACAAACTCGGCTCTAGGAACGTCACAACCGCCACCTTTGGACACATCATTCATAACAGCTCTCAAGTAGGCAATCTCAAGGAGACTGAGActcgcaagaagaaggcccagtCTCCTGATGCCGATCCCGATGACTTGATCATCCCTCTACACATCGACGACTTGAGCACGCCCGGGATCGATGACGATTCCGTCCACCCCAAGAAACCCATACCCGGTGCGGTGCTATCCCACAAGCGTCGTACATTCTATCCTCTCATCCCGCATCCTGCCTCCTTTTCCGCCCTCAAGCCCGAGGGTAGCGATACTTTGACTCAATCCACCACCATTATCCTGAACCTTGCAGTTCACGGCGACCGTTCTGCTGCGAACAAGCAGGGCCCTGTCATTCAGGTCCACCTACCAGTCGACGCTGAAGCCGACCTGGCCAACTTTTCCATTCCCAAAGATGCCGCCGCCTACTGCGTTATCCCGTGGTACCGCAACGACCTCTTGCTTCCTGGCGAGAGCGTAGACGTACGCATCCAACACGAACGTCGCCTTGCTTTGGATATGGACAAAACCGGCCTCAGGAGCTTCCTCGATACGTCCGAattcaacctcctccaaggccatctcCGAACACCCAGTCAAGCTACCCTCGTGCTCCCCCCGAAATACATCAACCCCGGCACAAGAGGCGTCAAGCCCAAGAGCCAAACTTACGCTTTCCGTGGCCTGGAGATCCACCAGACGGTTGAAATGCCCTGGCGCGACCACACGCTGCGCTACTCGAGCATCGAGGCTGGCCAGCACGGCGGCCAGCGTCAGGAGCTCACCCTCCAAGCAGGCAAGCCGGACGATCTGGGCACCAGTTTCGAAGgcgagaagcgcaagagcTTCCTGCAGCTGGTCGAAGACATGGCTACTGGCCAGTGCTTCTCCTGGACAGAGGGATACGAGTCCATCAAGAGCCGTCAGCTCGAGGATCACAGTTACGACCTTCCCGAAGAGGAGCTTACTGAAGACATCATCGTGGACGATGGCAAGTTCAACACGCAGAGCCGCCCTAACATCCGGAGATACGAGGAATCTGAGCAGCCCAGGAAGGAATACATGCCACGAAGAGGCACCAGGGATACCCCTCCTAGATCAAAGAAGTTCGATGttctggaagagatggaacaATTCGGAGAGGCGGACGAGTCAGAGGTCACGGAGCCAAAGGTCAAGGAACCTGAAGCCAAAGAATCCGAAGTCAACCAAACAAGCACCAGCAAGCCAGATTCTACTGTGTCggaggccaaggacctcgaggccagGGAAGCAGAGCTCGACCAAGCGAGTGTCGATAAGTCAGATGTCGCAGCGGAAGAGATCAAGGAAcccgaggccaaggaacCCAAAATCGACCAGACAAGTGCCAAAAAGCCACAGAAGGGCCGGAAAGGCGCAAAGTCCAAGTCCCCGACAGAACTTCTCCACTCCTTCTTGGACCAGTTCGCCGACCCCATATCCTTGACGGCTCCCATATCCTTAAAGACTCCCACTAGCCAACCTGGCGGCGACCGTcatgttgacgatgctgcCCTTACCAACAAGATCCTCCTGAAGGAAGTAGTTACCAGGTTCAATGCTCgtcaagagcaagagaagTCTGCACCCCCAGCGCAAGAGAACGCCCGTCAACCGCAACAGGATTCCAGGGTCCGTCAAGCTCAAGAGAACTCTGGAGCCCGTCAAGCCCAAGAGGACTCTACAGCCCGTCAACCACAAGAGAAGCCTGAAGCTCGTCAGCCGCAAGAGAAGCCTGTAGCCCGTCAAACGGCCAACGAGGACGATTTCGAGGCCAAGTTCTCAGCCAGAGTCACCGACAAGCCTCTAAAGGCCCCCTCTCCCGCCAAGAAGTCGAAAAAGGGCACTACCAAACAAAAtaacaaggtcaagaagcaaCAAGCGACTCCCCATTCGACTCAGTTCAAGGACCCGTTCGCTGCCGCCTTTACAAACAGGCTCGCAACTACGCACCAGCGCACCTCAAGCGGCGGggatggcttctttgacgaCCTTCCCAAGCCAGATGCcaaaaagaaggagaagccccTTTTCGCAAAGATTGCCGCAAAGAAGGCCGCAAAGATGAAGCCCAAGGTCAAAAAGGATAGGTGGCAAGGCAGGGGGAGGGTtagagggaagaggagatgaaTCTTGGTATAAAGGAGAAAAGTAACTTTGTATAACATGTACTGTATATGTAGCACCACTTGTGTATGATGTAAAGACAAAATGAAGAATAGACATGTACAATGATGATACCTTCACGTCACGAACCAACATGACCCAATACCCGcgtccaccatcaacatgcaCCCGCACAGGGCCAACAGGGAAGATTAACAGAGCAAGGCCTCCACACATGCTCATATGAGCTTGTGCCTACAACTACACCAACCAAGTCACAATGGCGAGCCATAGAGCACATCGTCAAGGCATCATTAAGGCATCATCTTACTAGGCACATCATTCACGTCACGTTGCAAGCATGGGAACAGGAAAAATTGCACGAATCACTTCTAGACTCTCTAttctttttttgttttgCACAACCTGAGATCCGAGGCTTTTTCCCTGCCTCTCATTATGTGCCCCAATCAAAAGCCGAGTGCTCATGCACCGCATGTGAGATCATATCGTCGTTGAAGTGAGAACATCAGCCCTTGGGCGCGAGATCGGAGTCGCAAGATCCCGCCGGTGGTTGTCGGTTTAGAAGCAAATAGCTtacttcttggcagccttggcagcggacttggtgaccttgccggagccagcagcagccttctcgacggccttgatgaCACCGACAGCAACGGTCTGTCGCATGTCACGGACGGCGAAACGGCCCAGAGGGGGGTAGTCAGTGAAAGCCTCAACGCACATGGGCTTGGAGGGAACCATCTTGACGATGGCGGAGTCACCAGACTTGATGAACTTGGGGGCGGACTCAACAGCCTTACCAGTTCGGCGGTCGATCTTCTCCTGGATCTCGGCGAACTTGCAGGCAATGTGGGCAGTGTGGCAGTCCAGAACGGGGGCGTAACCGGCACCGACCTGGCCAGGGTGGTTGAGGACAATGACCTGGGCGGTGAAAGAGGCGGCACCCAGAGGGGGGTCGTTCTTGGAGTCACCAGCGACGTTGCCACGTcggatctccttgacggaGACGTTCTTCACGTTGAAGCCGACGTTGTCACCGGGAAGACCCTCAGAGAGCTGCTCGTGGTGCATCTCGACGGACTTGACTTCAGTGGTGACGTTGGAGGGGGCGAAGGTAACGACCATACCGGGCTTGATGACACCAGTCTCGATACGGCCGACGGGAACCGTGCCAATACCACCGATCTTGTAGACATCCTGGAGGGGAAGTCGGAGGGGCTTGTCGACGGGACGCTTGGGGGGCTCGATGGAgtcaatggcctcgaggaggGTCTTGCCAGTGAGCTTGCCGGACTTGATCTCACGCTCCCAGCCCTTGTACCAGGGGCAGTTGGTGGAGGGAGTAAGCATGTTGTCGCCGTGGAAACCGGAGATGGGGACGAAAGCGACAGCCTTGGGGTTGTAGCcgaccttcttgatgaagttggaggtctccttgatgatctcctGGTAACGGGACTCGGACCACTTGGTGGTGtccatcttgttgatggcgacAATGAGGTTCTTGACACCGAGGGTGTAGGCGAGCAGGGCGTGCTCACGGGTCTGGCCATCCTTGGAGATACCAGCCTCGAACTCACCAGTACCGGCGGCAATGATGAGAATGGCGCAGTCGGCCTGGGAAGTACCAGTGATCATGTTCTTGATGAAATCACGGTGGCCGGGGGCGTCTGTTGATTGTTAGTGGTGAGACATGTGTGAGAGAGGTGACAGCAACATACCAATGACGGTGACATAGTAGCGGGGAGTCTCGAACTTCCAGAGGGCAATGTCGATGGTGATACCACGCTCAcgctcggccttgagcttgtcaaggaccCAGGCGTACTTGAAGGAACCCTTACCGAGCTCAGCAGCTTCCTATTGTTGGACCGGTTAGCGTCTGTTGTGAACCACGTGATGATGCGCGCGCCAAGAGGGTTTGGTGTTTTTTGTGTGCAGGGATCAGGGCTTTGTCCAACGTCGCCCGAGTGGCGGGGTAAATGCCCCACCAAAAAAAATTACGGTCGGACCGCAAAAATTTTGGGACTCGGGAGAAGCGGGCGCAGACCGTATCGCGAGGGAGAGAATTCGATGTGGAATAGCAAGGCGCGATCGAGGGGGATGTCACCAACCTTCTCGAACTTCTCGATGGTTCGCTTGTCGATACCACCGCACTGGTAGATCAAGTGACCGGTCTGTAGATGATTGTCAGCATGAAGTGACTGATGAATACCCCGCCCGAGATACCAGGCGGGGTTCCACGACCCGAGATAAGCAGATCGCGATGAGGGTTTGACTTACGGTGGTCGACTTGCCAGAGTCGACGTggccgatgacgacgacgttgaggtgagtcttgtcctccttACCCATTTTGGCGGTTGTTTGTGATGTGCGTTAAGTGTCTGTTTTAGAACGTGCTGCAGAGGGAAGAGGTCAGCAGGTGCgggaggggagaggaagaggcggcgGCAATAAGAATGATCGCGAAGGAACTGTGCGCGAAAGCAAAGAGTCCTCGTGATGATGCTCAAAGGCCTTTGATGGAAGTGAACGTACAATTCGCAGATCGGATGCTTGAACCGGGTATGCGAGACGAAGAGcagaagggaagaaaaaaatgAAAGGAagaggtgggaggaggagatttAAAAAGGTGGGAGGAGaggtggagggggaggggtgGGGAGAAGGCAGCTGCAGCGGGCGCGGGGCAACCAGTTGGCTACCGGCCGATGAGCCCTAACAGCAATGAGGTTTTTTTTCCTGCCCGCACTGCGCAAGCACTGGCAGAAATTCCCAGCCTGACACCCAATCAGAGAGCCGAGGGGGGGTTACGGTCTGTTTGAAGTGTGGGTGCCTGCCCTTGGATACGGCGTGTGGGCAAAGGCATGATCGGTCTGAGGAATGGTACGAGGACGACATTAGGAGGGGCGAAGCCATGGAGATTACGGGACACCAGATGCTTGTTTTTTGAGGAATATGGAGTCTAGATGGAGTGTCTACTGGAGCTATCTGCTTGAATTAATGTTGCCATGAGCTGTTGCGCGCTTTGACGAGTTGTTGCGGTGTTGCTGAGGCCTCTCAAGGTTGATATCTGAGGGAGGGGAGCTGGGGCAGATGTCTCTCTGCCCGGCAAGCAACCTCACTGTTTGGTATGGCATTTGGCATTTACAATTGTGAGAACAGTACAGTAGAGTCTGTTGATAGCCATACGGGAAGCTACAGCGTCGTTCAAGACCAGAGACGACCATCACCAGATATCCTTTGACTGCTTCCATTAGCCATCCATCGACCATGCCACTGATCTCGACCTCAAACCCAATATCTGGCTTCCACAGCAGCAGGGCTGAAGGACGGAAAAAAACAAGTTGTGTGGACAAGGTACATGTCATCTGTTAGCAGATACCTGCGGGGACCGATTTTTTTCTCGAGCACCGCCGCCCAAGGGAGGAGCAGAAAAAAATTTCACACTTACGGCCCGAGCAGGAAAAAATTCAGCAAAGGGCCGCCTAGCGGTCGAGGCTTTTCGGTGGGTTTGTGTGGTGGATGCTACAGTACGCGGCGGTTGTCTGGGgcccatggatggatgggcttgcttgcttgctttgcAGTCCAGTCCATGGATGCTGTGACAACCCAAGCCGTGGGACCTGCCCTCTGCCCAACCCACGGGTTTTGCCCCTCCTTTCTGTCAGCCCAACGCAACGCGGCGTGAGTCACTGAAGGGAAAGCCTCTATCTGATTATTCTGTTTTCTCACCGAATGCGTCATGTAGATATTACGCCGGGTGAGAGATTCCAGTTTTTTTCGTGCCCGAAATGACTGATTGCGCCGAAAGAGCTCCCTTTGTTTTTCacgtattttttttttcctgcCCGTGTCGAttgggagggaggggagCTTCAGGTGCTTGCTGCCCCTCTTCTCTGGCGCGGTCTGTTTCTGGCTCAAACTCCCTGTACGAATCAACGTCATGCCCCACCACTAGCGCCTCCTGGTTGCCACCGCCGCTGAGAGCCCAGTGCACGGAAGATCTGGCCGTCTTCAGTCGAGGTCGCATATCAAATTTTTTCctcggagctggaggggTAAAATGGAAGGATGTGAACGGTCCTCAATAGAGATGATATGACATCAAGGGACTGGAAATTTTGGAGCTTGAGCTGTAGAAGCGTCTCAATCAACAGCTGATTCATTCAACTTCGGTAATTCCCGTCTCCCTCGTCGTGTGTCGTGTCTGTCTCATGGCTCGACTGCTTctctgcccctccccctcctccccctccttgTCAACAAGCCCCTCCAGAAGAGTTCAGTCCGACCAAAGGTTGCTGGGGTCCTGTAGCCTCTAACCTCAAAAGAAAGCGCGCGCCAAAATAATGAGGGAGGGGcgacaagaaaaaaaaaaaactccCAGCCATAGTGGAGCCTCGACGAAAGGTCTTGGTCTTTTGATGCAGCTCACACCTCACGTacccgccgccgccaaggctCGGCTGGTCGCAGTGGAGGTCCAAGATGAGGTTTTTCCCAAATCATGGTCGATTGTGTGCAGGGCCGGCCTCTGAGTGGATTCGATGAACTGGCGACTGGACCATGCGCGGAGCCACTGAGAGCCGGTCAAATTGTCAATCAGTACAAGTCGTTGTCTTGTCGAGGTGCCAccgcggcggcggcaatcCTACCTCATGTTCGAGATTTCGACCAGGTCCAAGATAGGCAAGGATGGGCCTCGGCCTGTCTGCGAGCTGTCGCATCTAGCTCCAGCTCTCGACACCATCTCTTGGCCACCTGCGCCTATCCACGGCCGCTACGTTTGAGCAAgagtcaagaagctccagctcccagAGCTTTACTAGTAGATACTGTACAGTATGCGTGCCAGCTGGTCTCGATGTGCGCTGTCTTTGCAGACCGCTCAGTCTGCATCGTGATCCTTTGGCCTGTAGTAGGTAtttgccatcctcaacaacctccgCCGAGACTGGAGGTTTGTCCACAGTGGGTATACCTTCGATGCATGTGTTGCCTCTCACTCTGC
This window of the Fusarium keratoplasticum isolate Fu6.1 chromosome 3, whole genome shotgun sequence genome carries:
- a CDS encoding Splicing factor subunit; protein product: MADKLRTQQELERLQAKYIGTGHPDTTSWEWRTNIQRDTYSSIAGHRPLLSYIALAENEPLAKVRAQMIRKMVQPCGPPPQRED
- a CDS encoding MAGE domain-containing protein — encoded protein: MPPQRNRRARALEDDGSEEDVRPRQRRRNSLDDQENEDDLDDEERDDEEMNQHPGRSADEQMAKKLVRYAISCEYSRTTIRRDGIKERVLGNQGRSFKRVFDLAQKQLREVWGMELRELPVREKMTLHEKRQAMKSQSQPKANSNAFILTSTLPEAYRTAAILQPSKTPSADDEATYSAFYTLVISTIWLNGGELSEQKLQRYLTRLNADQNVSMDKTELILKKMEKQGYVIKRVDKPLAGQDGDHTITWHVGPRAKEEVGLDGVMGMVREVYGESWGEDMEKKLRSSLNIKHQRVDGDEQDEPDGDTTTVE
- a CDS encoding translation elongation factor EF-1 alpha, producing MGKEDKTHLNVVVIGHVDSGKSTTTGHLIYQCGGIDKRTIEKFEKEAAELGKGSFKYAWVLDKLKAERERGITIDIALWKFETPRYYVTVIDAPGHRDFIKNMITGTSQADCAILIIAAGTGEFEAGISKDGQTREHALLAYTLGVKNLIVAINKMDTTKWSESRYQEIIKETSNFIKKVGYNPKAVAFVPISGFHGDNMLTPSTNCPWYKGWEREIKSGKLTGKTLLEAIDSIEPPKRPVDKPLRLPLQDVYKIGGIGTVPVGRIETGVIKPGMVVTFAPSNVTTEVKSVEMHHEQLSEGLPGDNVGFNVKNVSVKEIRRGNVAGDSKNDPPLGAASFTAQVIVLNHPGQVGAGYAPVLDCHTAHIACKFAEIQEKIDRRTGKAVESAPKFIKSGDSAIVKMVPSKPMCVEAFTDYPPLGRFAVRDMRQTVAVGVIKAVEKAAAGSGKVTKSAAKAAKK